The following proteins are encoded in a genomic region of Alphaproteobacteria bacterium:
- a CDS encoding glutamate synthase subunit beta produces MGKVTGFLEFERHDRGYEALEFRIQNWNEFVKPLPDEELGRQAARCMSCGIPYCHNGCPVNNMIPDWNDLVYREQRATAVTALHSTNNFPEFTGRVCPAPCEAACTLNIEDTPVTIKTIECSIVDHGWREGLIKPQAPEAKTGKKIAVVGSGPAGLACSQQLARVGHGVTLFEKNDRIGGLLRYGIPDFKLEKWLIDRRIEQMAAEGVTFRTGVEVGKDVPTYSLLRDFDAVTLTSGSEHPRDLQVEGRDLDGIHFAMEFLVQQNKRGAGDREDVAAPNGTLSAKDKHVVVIGGGDTGSDCIGTSRRQGAKSIIQLEIMPRPPEKEDKAMTWPDWPLKMRTSSSQEEGAERDWSVVTKRAVGTNGKVEAIECVRVEWSKDNTGRMQMDEVEGSQFRLEADLVLLAMGFLGPCQTGMVSQSGVALDQCGNVRADTVDYRTSVEKVFAAGDTRRGQSLVVWAIHEGRQCARAVDEYLMGASSLPR; encoded by the coding sequence ATGGGTAAGGTTACAGGATTCCTGGAATTCGAGCGCCACGATCGCGGCTACGAAGCGCTGGAATTTCGTATCCAGAACTGGAACGAGTTCGTCAAGCCTCTTCCCGATGAGGAGTTGGGGCGACAAGCGGCACGCTGCATGTCCTGTGGTATTCCATATTGTCATAATGGTTGCCCAGTCAATAATATGATTCCAGACTGGAACGATCTTGTCTATCGAGAGCAGCGAGCGACGGCGGTTACGGCGCTGCACTCGACAAATAATTTTCCTGAGTTCACGGGACGTGTCTGCCCGGCACCGTGCGAAGCGGCGTGCACACTGAATATCGAAGACACGCCAGTCACCATCAAGACGATCGAATGCTCGATCGTTGACCATGGCTGGCGCGAGGGGTTGATCAAGCCGCAGGCGCCGGAGGCGAAGACCGGTAAGAAGATTGCAGTGGTTGGCTCCGGTCCGGCCGGACTTGCCTGTTCACAGCAACTCGCCCGCGTTGGGCACGGCGTTACCCTGTTCGAGAAGAACGATCGCATCGGTGGCTTGCTGCGCTACGGTATCCCCGACTTCAAGCTGGAGAAGTGGCTGATCGACCGGCGCATCGAGCAGATGGCGGCCGAAGGTGTCACGTTTCGCACCGGTGTCGAAGTCGGTAAGGATGTTCCGACCTACTCCTTATTAAGAGATTTTGATGCGGTCACCCTGACCAGTGGGTCCGAGCATCCGCGTGACCTGCAGGTCGAGGGGCGCGATCTAGACGGCATCCATTTTGCTATGGAATTTCTCGTCCAGCAGAATAAGCGCGGCGCTGGAGACAGGGAGGACGTGGCGGCACCGAACGGCACACTGAGCGCCAAGGACAAGCATGTCGTGGTGATCGGTGGCGGCGATACGGGATCCGACTGCATCGGTACTTCGCGGCGCCAGGGCGCGAAATCTATCATCCAACTCGAGATCATGCCGCGACCACCGGAGAAGGAAGACAAGGCCATGACTTGGCCGGATTGGCCACTCAAGATGCGCACATCCTCGTCGCAGGAAGAGGGCGCTGAGCGCGACTGGTCCGTGGTCACCAAGCGCGCCGTTGGCACGAACGGTAAGGTCGAGGCGATAGAATGCGTGCGCGTTGAGTGGAGCAAGGATAACACCGGGCGCATGCAGATGGACGAGGTCGAGGGCAGTCAGTTCCGCCTCGAGGCGGATCTGGTGTTGTTGGCCATGGGTTTTCTCGGCCCATGCCAAACAGGCATGGTCAGCCAGTCCGGTGTGGCGCTTGACCAGTGCGGTAATGTGCGAGCTGACACGGTTGACTATCGCACCTCGGTGGAGAAGGTGTTTGCTGCTGGCGACACGCGCCGCGGCCAGTCACTCGTCGTCTGGGCGATCCACGAAGGCCGTCAATGTGCGCGCGCTGTCGACGAGTATCTGATGGGCGCGAGCAGCCTGCCACGCTGA
- a CDS encoding TauD/TfdA family dioxygenase, with protein MAWSFEPLHNEFGARVWGIDLGAPLSDVAVAKLHAAVDKYSFLCFSGQDFDDERQLALTRALGEPEPNHLKLGQLGVVDYFGTIGNVEDDGTALDNDHIKIVRLTGNNMWHSDSSFRSVPSYVSIMGVYEVPSEGGETLFVSARAAYARLGEDKKRAIDTLHAIHDYVFSRSKVGPDAVTPSHAASVPPVEQKLVRSNPRHGHKNYYVGSHAKTIVGWSEANSRALLDDLLARATGEEHILTHAWLPGEVVIWDNRCLLHRGSGYDADTQRRLMRQTRVTGACNTLKE; from the coding sequence GTGGCATGGTCGTTCGAGCCACTGCATAATGAGTTTGGCGCCCGTGTTTGGGGCATCGATCTCGGCGCGCCGCTCTCGGATGTGGCGGTGGCGAAGTTGCATGCGGCGGTCGACAAATACTCCTTCCTTTGCTTCTCGGGCCAGGACTTCGATGACGAGCGGCAGCTCGCGCTGACTCGGGCGCTGGGCGAACCGGAGCCCAATCACCTTAAACTCGGTCAACTCGGCGTGGTCGATTATTTTGGCACCATCGGCAATGTCGAGGACGATGGCACGGCGCTCGACAATGACCACATCAAGATAGTTCGCCTGACAGGCAACAATATGTGGCATTCGGATTCGTCATTCCGCTCCGTGCCTAGCTATGTCTCGATCATGGGCGTCTACGAAGTGCCATCCGAAGGCGGCGAGACGCTGTTCGTTAGCGCGCGGGCGGCCTACGCACGGCTCGGCGAGGACAAGAAGCGCGCTATCGACACGCTGCATGCGATCCACGACTATGTCTTTTCGCGCAGCAAGGTTGGGCCCGACGCGGTAACTCCGTCGCATGCCGCTTCCGTACCGCCGGTGGAGCAGAAGCTGGTGCGCAGCAATCCGCGCCACGGCCATAAGAATTACTATGTTGGCTCCCACGCCAAGACCATTGTTGGCTGGTCTGAGGCGAACAGTCGCGCCCTGCTCGATGATCTGCTGGCGCGGGCGACCGGAGAAGAGCACATCCTCACCCACGCCTGGCTACCCGGCGAAGTGGTCATCTGGGACAACCGTTGTCTGCTGCATCGCGGCAGCGGCTATGACGCGGATACTCAGCGCCGTTTGATGCGCCAGACCCGTGTCACCGGCGCCTGCAACACCCTGAAAGAGTGA
- the plsY gene encoding glycerol-3-phosphate 1-O-acyltransferase PlsY: MPDPLGGLAYTWPLYITALVAYLIGSIPFGMLLARLAGHGDIREIGSGNIGATNVLRTGNKRLAALTLLLDAGKGWFSTRAAGYWGPDAAVVAGLFAVLGHMFPVWLRFRGGKGVATVLGVIAALAWPVALASALAWLAMAALFRFSSLASMVSIVATPPLLAGMLWLQRDGDLPYWLPGEPQHIELFAMLAVLVLLRHHGNIRRLITGQEPRIGQHKD; the protein is encoded by the coding sequence GTGCCTGACCCACTCGGAGGCTTAGCCTATACCTGGCCGCTTTATATCACTGCGCTTGTCGCCTATCTGATCGGCTCTATACCCTTCGGAATGTTGCTGGCGCGCCTCGCCGGCCACGGCGACATCCGTGAGATTGGTTCGGGCAATATCGGCGCTACTAACGTGTTGCGGACGGGCAACAAGCGCCTGGCCGCGCTAACGCTGCTGCTTGATGCCGGCAAGGGCTGGTTTAGCACACGCGCTGCAGGTTATTGGGGTCCGGATGCCGCGGTCGTGGCCGGACTGTTCGCCGTGCTCGGCCACATGTTTCCGGTTTGGCTTCGCTTTCGTGGGGGTAAGGGCGTGGCGACAGTGCTGGGCGTGATCGCTGCCCTGGCCTGGCCGGTGGCCCTCGCCTCGGCGCTCGCCTGGCTAGCTATGGCCGCTTTGTTCCGCTTCTCCTCGCTCGCCTCAATGGTCTCGATCGTCGCGACCCCGCCGCTGCTCGCCGGCATGCTCTGGTTACAGCGCGATGGCGACCTACCCTATTGGCTGCCAGGCGAGCCCCAGCATATCGAACTCTTTGCAATGCTCGCAGTGCTGGTACTACTACGCCACCATGGCAATATCCGCCGCCTCATCACGGGCCAGGAGCCGCGCATCGGCCAGCACAAGGACTGA
- the pyrC gene encoding dihydroorotase, with product MSDDDRRHGRVAYINAHLIDGASGLNAPGELLTDDRHIADVGPKLFADGLPEDAAVVDCAGACLAPGLVDMRAHLREPGAEHKETLASASRAAAAGGVTSIACMPNTEPVIDQIALIEFIARRARETSIVKIYPIAAITRDLEGVELTEIGLLAEAGAVGFSDAHRTVMNSRVMRRALTYAKPFGKLVMQHPEDITLTADGVMNDGELATRLGLTGIPAEAEVIIVERDLCLVEHTGAPYHVAHLSTAAAVDAVRRAKARGLPVTCATAPHYFTLNESACEDYRTFAKVQPPLRSEADRIAMVEGLADGTIDAIVSDHAPHDQDSKRTTFAQAAFGIIGLETMLPLALALVHGGHMTLPTLFTRLSATPARLLGLEQGRLSASAPADLVLFDLNTPWTIDVDRLRSKSLNAPYDDHPVQGRVLRTMVRGRTVYDATEKT from the coding sequence GTGAGCGACGACGATCGGCGCCACGGGCGCGTCGCCTATATCAACGCGCACCTCATCGATGGCGCAAGCGGGCTCAATGCACCGGGCGAGCTTCTGACTGACGACCGCCACATCGCCGATGTCGGTCCAAAGCTATTCGCGGACGGCCTGCCCGAGGATGCGGCGGTCGTCGATTGCGCAGGTGCGTGCCTAGCGCCGGGGCTGGTCGATATGCGCGCGCATCTGCGCGAGCCAGGTGCCGAGCACAAGGAGACGCTGGCAAGCGCTAGCAGGGCAGCAGCAGCGGGCGGCGTCACCAGTATTGCCTGCATGCCCAACACTGAGCCGGTTATCGACCAGATCGCCCTGATCGAGTTCATTGCCAGACGGGCGCGTGAGACCTCGATCGTCAAGATCTACCCCATCGCCGCCATCACCCGCGACCTCGAAGGTGTGGAGCTAACCGAGATCGGACTGCTGGCAGAAGCCGGCGCAGTGGGCTTCAGTGATGCCCATCGCACGGTCATGAACAGCCGCGTCATGCGCCGCGCGCTGACCTATGCCAAACCCTTCGGCAAGCTCGTGATGCAGCACCCCGAGGACATAACGCTAACCGCCGACGGCGTGATGAACGACGGCGAGTTGGCGACACGCCTCGGCCTCACCGGCATTCCGGCCGAGGCCGAGGTGATTATCGTCGAGCGCGACCTGTGCCTAGTCGAACACACCGGCGCGCCGTATCACGTGGCCCATCTGTCGACCGCCGCCGCCGTGGACGCTGTGCGCCGGGCCAAGGCGCGCGGCCTGCCCGTGACCTGCGCCACGGCGCCGCACTATTTCACGCTCAACGAATCTGCTTGCGAGGACTACCGCACATTCGCCAAGGTGCAGCCGCCACTGCGCTCTGAAGCCGACCGCATTGCCATGGTGGAAGGGCTGGCGGACGGCACCATCGACGCCATCGTCAGTGACCATGCACCACACGACCAGGATTCCAAGCGCACCACCTTTGCCCAGGCCGCATTCGGCATTATCGGGCTTGAGACCATGCTGCCGCTGGCGCTTGCCCTAGTGCATGGCGGCCACATGACGCTGCCGACGCTCTTCACACGGCTAAGCGCTACACCCGCACGACTCTTGGGCCTCGAGCAAGGCAGACTCTCGGCAAGCGCACCAGCCGATTTGGTGCTGTTCGACCTCAACACGCCCTGGACTATCGATGTCGACAGGCTGCGAAGCAAATCTCTCAACGCGCCCTATGACGACCACCCTGTGCAGGGCCGAGTGCTACGCACGATGGTGCGCGGACGCACTGTCTACGACGCGACAGAGAAGACCTGA
- a CDS encoding aspartate carbamoyltransferase catalytic subunit — MPLSDRTIASVQSHLLGIAGMSAAEIEHILDLAESYAALNRKAAKKLDRLHGRTLINLFFESSTRTRTSFELAGKRLGADVINMQAYSSAIKKGETLLDTAMTLNAMHPDALVVRHGDSGAAKLLSEKIECAVINAGDGSHEHPTQALLDALTIRRRRGKLGGLTVAICGDIRHSRVARSNIHLLDIMGARVRLIVPPTLLPPAVERLGVEVFHDMCAGLEGCDIVMMLRLQTERMKGSYVPSIREYFHFWGLDEDKLAHAKPDALVMHPGPMNRGVEIDSRLADDLTHSVILDQVELGVAVRMACLDILVHGGET, encoded by the coding sequence ATGCCACTATCGGATCGTACCATAGCTAGCGTACAGTCGCATCTTCTCGGCATTGCCGGAATGAGCGCAGCAGAGATCGAGCACATTCTCGACCTTGCGGAATCCTATGCTGCACTCAATCGCAAAGCTGCCAAAAAGCTGGACCGCCTGCACGGACGTACACTGATCAACCTGTTTTTCGAAAGCTCGACGCGCACGCGCACCTCTTTCGAGCTTGCCGGCAAGCGCCTCGGCGCTGATGTCATCAACATGCAAGCGTATTCCAGCGCCATCAAAAAAGGCGAGACGTTGCTCGACACGGCGATGACGCTGAACGCCATGCATCCCGATGCCTTGGTCGTGCGCCACGGCGATTCAGGCGCCGCCAAGCTGTTGTCGGAAAAGATCGAATGCGCTGTCATCAATGCCGGCGACGGCAGCCACGAGCATCCTACCCAGGCCCTGCTCGACGCCCTGACCATCCGCCGCCGGCGCGGCAAGCTCGGCGGCCTGACGGTGGCAATCTGCGGCGATATTCGCCACAGCCGCGTCGCCCGCTCCAACATCCATCTGCTCGATATCATGGGCGCACGAGTGCGCCTAATCGTGCCACCGACCCTGCTACCACCCGCGGTCGAGCGTCTCGGCGTCGAGGTCTTCCACGACATGTGCGCGGGGCTGGAAGGTTGCGATATCGTGATGATGCTGCGCTTGCAGACCGAGCGCATGAAAGGCTCATACGTGCCCTCGATCCGCGAATACTTCCACTTCTGGGGACTCGACGAGGACAAGCTGGCGCACGCCAAGCCCGATGCCCTAGTCATGCATCCGGGACCAATGAACCGCGGGGTGGAAATTGACAGCCGGCTCGCCGACGACCTCACTCACAGTGTCATTCTCGACCAGGTGGAGCTTGGCGTGGCAGTGCGCATGGCCTGCCTCGATATCCTCGTGCACGGAGGCGAAACGTGA
- the ruvX gene encoding Holliday junction resolvase RuvX, whose amino-acid sequence MIFSNLKSFDDALPAGRLLGLDLGAKTVGLALSDHGRVVATPMETLRRTKFTKDTKQLRIICREYEIVGLVLGLPLNMNGSEGPRAQSTRAFATNVAKPVPLPLLLWDERLSTQAVTRTLLDADLSRRRRAELVDKMAAAYILQGALDALAASAPRTA is encoded by the coding sequence ATGATCTTCAGCAACCTGAAGTCATTTGACGACGCGCTCCCTGCGGGACGTCTGCTCGGGCTCGATCTGGGAGCCAAGACAGTGGGCTTGGCGCTATCCGATCACGGGCGCGTTGTGGCTACGCCGATGGAGACCCTGAGGCGGACCAAATTCACCAAGGATACGAAGCAACTGCGCATAATTTGCCGTGAGTACGAGATCGTAGGTCTGGTGCTGGGACTTCCCCTCAACATGAACGGCAGCGAAGGCCCGCGGGCACAGTCGACCCGCGCCTTCGCCACTAATGTAGCAAAGCCGGTGCCCCTTCCGCTATTGTTGTGGGACGAGCGGCTATCGACCCAGGCCGTGACCCGCACCTTGCTCGATGCCGACCTGTCGCGGCGGCGCCGGGCCGAGCTCGTCGACAAGATGGCCGCCGCCTATATTCTGCAGGGCGCTCTCGACGCGCTTGCCGCCAGCGCCCCAAGAACGGCATGA
- a CDS encoding methylenetetrahydrofolate reductase, translated as MDIADEARLSGGALEKLLRAGHFVVTSETTPPLSADPATLLANVAPLRGVADAVNVTDGAGARSHMSSLAAAALLAREGIEPVLQLTLRDRNRLALQNDLLGAAALGVANVMCLHGDDVAGGDQPDAKMVHDLDSAGLIALACSMRDEGRLPSGREIALPPALVVGAADTPSEPGPDWSPVALERKLAAGASFFQTQFCFDADMLRRYMARLADEGITERAWFLIGIGALRSAKSARWMTDNLFGVHIPETTIARLDDASDPREEGLAICVELLEALPDIPGVSGAHVMGPGAEAAAAEAIRDAGIRERRAA; from the coding sequence ATGGATATTGCCGACGAAGCGCGTCTCTCCGGCGGCGCACTCGAAAAGCTGTTACGTGCCGGCCACTTCGTTGTGACCTCGGAAACAACGCCGCCACTCTCGGCCGATCCGGCGACGTTGCTGGCCAACGTCGCACCGCTGCGCGGCGTAGCGGATGCCGTTAACGTCACCGACGGCGCTGGTGCACGCTCGCATATGTCAAGCCTCGCGGCCGCCGCGCTGTTGGCGCGCGAGGGCATCGAGCCCGTGCTGCAGCTCACGCTGCGCGACCGCAACCGCCTGGCTTTGCAGAACGATCTGCTGGGCGCGGCAGCGCTCGGCGTTGCCAACGTCATGTGCCTGCATGGCGACGATGTCGCTGGCGGCGACCAGCCAGATGCCAAGATGGTGCACGACCTCGACAGCGCGGGCCTGATCGCGCTGGCCTGCTCCATGCGCGACGAAGGCCGGTTGCCATCGGGGCGCGAGATTGCCTTGCCGCCGGCGCTGGTGGTGGGGGCTGCGGACACCCCCAGCGAACCCGGACCGGATTGGTCGCCGGTCGCGCTTGAGCGCAAGCTCGCAGCCGGGGCGAGCTTCTTCCAGACCCAGTTCTGCTTCGATGCGGACATGCTGCGCCGCTATATGGCGCGGCTCGCAGACGAAGGCATAACCGAGCGCGCCTGGTTCCTCATCGGCATCGGCGCCTTACGCTCGGCCAAGAGCGCACGCTGGATGACCGACAATCTGTTCGGCGTGCACATCCCCGAGACCACCATTGCGCGCCTAGATGACGCAAGCGATCCGCGCGAGGAAGGTCTCGCCATCTGCGTCGAGCTGCTGGAAGCGCTGCCCGATATCCCCGGTGTCTCGGGCGCCCATGTCATGGGCCCTGGCGCCGAAGCCGCCGCCGCCGAAGCCATCCGCGACGCCGGCATCCGCGAGCGTCGCGCGGCTTAG
- a CDS encoding MaoC family dehydratase, whose translation MTTETETETEVTHDRELDGHYFEDLAVGMSNLYSRTITESDIVLFCGISGDTNPVHLDREYASRTRFRGPIAHGMLSASLISTVLGTKLPGPGVIYVSQNCRFCAPVRAGDTVVARATITSLDADKCFARLETTCSVGPKVVIDGEAVVMVPSRAA comes from the coding sequence ATGACGACCGAGACAGAAACCGAGACTGAGGTGACACACGATCGCGAACTCGATGGTCACTATTTTGAAGATCTCGCGGTCGGTATGAGCAATCTCTACAGCCGCACCATAACGGAAAGCGACATAGTGCTGTTCTGCGGCATTTCTGGCGATACCAATCCTGTGCATCTCGACCGCGAATACGCCTCGCGTACGCGCTTCCGCGGCCCCATCGCACACGGTATGCTCTCGGCTTCTCTGATCTCGACAGTGCTCGGCACGAAGCTGCCCGGCCCCGGCGTCATTTACGTCAGCCAGAACTGCCGCTTCTGCGCGCCGGTGCGTGCCGGCGACACGGTGGTGGCACGCGCTACGATCACTAGCCTCGACGCTGATAAATGTTTTGCCCGTTTGGAGACAACCTGCAGCGTCGGCCCGAAAGTGGTGATCGACGGCGAAGCCGTCGTCATGGTGCCAAGCCGGGCCGCATAA